The DNA region GATCTGATAATGACAAGCGATGCGGAGTTCCGTTTCCATAGTGGCATTCCTGCCTAGTTAGCCGATTAGGCGAACGGCAGTGTTTGCAGTTCGATGGTATCCGGACTGACTTTCAGCACACTGCCTTGCTGATACCAGTCGCCGACTACCGCGCGTTGTTTCCCATCTCCTAGTTCATGAATAGCGGGTCGATGGGTGTGTCCATGGATCATCAATGATGCGTTGGATTGGGCTAAGAGCTTGGACACTTCATCGGCGGTGACATCCATGATCTGCTCAGATTTCATCTGATTTTGCTGCTGACTGTTGCGACGCAATTTGGCGGCGATATTCAAGCGCAGTTGTTGTGGCAGATGGCGGTAACACCATTGCACCAATGGGCGGCTACGAAAGCGGCGAAAGCGTTGATAATCATGATCTAACGTACACAAGCTGTCACCATGCAGCACCACAGTTGCACGCCCATATAAGGAAAGTTTTTGGACTTCAGGTAACAGTGTTATGCCTGCCAGTTCGGCGTAATTCTGTCCTAACAGGAAATCACGATTGCCATGGATAAAGTAGATGGGTAACTGATGACTGAGTGTTTTAAGATGCTGCGCAATCTTCATAGCAAATGGCTCTGCTAGATCATCACCCACCCAGACTTCAAACAGGTCGCCTAAAATATAGAGGGCTTCAGTTCCCTCTATCTGCGTATCGA from Shewanella dokdonensis includes:
- a CDS encoding UDP-2,3-diacylglucosamine diphosphatase; translated protein: MHTLFIGDLHLSADRPDITQAFIRFLDTQIEGTEALYILGDLFEVWVGDDLAEPFAMKIAQHLKTLSHQLPIYFIHGNRDFLLGQNYAELAGITLLPEVQKLSLYGRATVVLHGDSLCTLDHDYQRFRRFRSRPLVQWCYRHLPQQLRLNIAAKLRRNSQQQNQMKSEQIMDVTADEVSKLLAQSNASLMIHGHTHRPAIHELGDGKQRAVVGDWYQQGSVLKVSPDTIELQTLPFA